The Niastella koreensis GR20-10 genome includes a window with the following:
- a CDS encoding ribonuclease H-like YkuK family protein → MEQQQHWRKLDGTRITRPIEDEVRAVLVREKEMGHTVKVCIGTDSQVKGKETEFATVIVFVRKGKGGFMYIHNETTLQKMNIKQRMLTEVSKSIEIAYALCRLFTIYNVDMEVHADINTNPNFKSNDALKEAMGYIMGMGFVFKAKPHAFASSTCANKVVQ, encoded by the coding sequence ATGGAGCAACAACAGCATTGGAGAAAACTGGATGGTACAAGAATAACCAGACCCATTGAAGACGAAGTACGGGCCGTTTTGGTCCGGGAAAAAGAAATGGGACATACAGTAAAAGTATGTATTGGTACCGACAGTCAGGTTAAGGGTAAAGAAACAGAATTCGCAACGGTGATTGTATTCGTTCGCAAAGGAAAAGGTGGTTTCATGTATATCCACAACGAAACTACCCTGCAGAAAATGAATATCAAACAACGGATGTTGACGGAGGTTTCAAAAAGTATTGAGATAGCTTACGCATTGTGTCGCCTGTTTACCATTTATAATGTAGATATGGAGGTGCATGCCGACATCAATACCAACCCTAACTTTAAAAGTAACGATGCGTTGAAGGAAGCCATGGGATATATTATGGGGATGGGCTTTGTATTTAAAGCCAAACCACATGCCTTCGCCAGCTCAACCTGTGCTAATAAAGTAGTACAATAA